A genomic window from Paraburkholderia phytofirmans OLGA172 includes:
- a CDS encoding DoxX family protein, which produces MGVTLAQLTASATDLGLLYLRIGASLVVMIIHGLPKLRHFTSEAAAIEDPFHLGKTLTICFAIFAEVVCPLFVIAGLLTRFAALPLMVLTAIALVRVHPEWTPQQAQFAWMLLVLFGTIAIAGPGRYTLFALVGG; this is translated from the coding sequence ATGGGAGTAACTTTGGCTCAACTCACCGCAAGCGCCACCGATCTGGGTCTGCTGTATTTGCGGATCGGGGCGAGTCTCGTGGTGATGATCATCCACGGCTTGCCCAAGTTGAGGCACTTCACGAGCGAAGCGGCGGCGATCGAAGACCCGTTTCATCTCGGTAAGACGCTGACGATCTGCTTCGCGATCTTCGCGGAGGTGGTGTGTCCCCTCTTTGTGATTGCCGGCCTCCTCACCCGTTTTGCAGCGCTGCCGTTGATGGTCCTCACAGCTATCGCGCTGGTGCGCGTGCATCCGGAATGGACGCCTCAGCAAGCTCAGTTTGCGTGGATGCTGCTGGTTCTGTTCGGCACGATCGCAATCGCGGGCCCCGGCCGCTATACCCTGTTTGCGCTGGTTGGCGGCTGA
- a CDS encoding (2Fe-2S)-binding protein, which yields MIQLSVNGVQHALDIDPSTPLLYALRNDLQLHGAKFGCGLGQCGACTVIVDDRAVFSCLLPVSAIGNRAVRTIESLGTIEHPGALQKAFVEHQAAQCGYCIAGMIMRAQALLDRTPRPTEAQLREHMEPNLCRCGTHMRILAAIRQVAGLPEGGEANASTGAASGKGVTQ from the coding sequence ATGATCCAGCTCTCAGTGAATGGCGTGCAGCACGCCCTAGACATCGATCCGTCGACGCCACTGCTCTACGCGCTGCGCAATGACTTGCAACTGCACGGGGCCAAGTTCGGCTGCGGCCTCGGACAATGCGGCGCGTGCACGGTGATTGTCGATGATCGGGCGGTATTTTCGTGCTTGTTGCCCGTATCGGCTATCGGCAATCGTGCGGTTCGAACCATCGAAAGCCTGGGCACGATCGAACATCCGGGTGCCCTACAAAAGGCCTTTGTTGAACACCAGGCTGCGCAGTGCGGCTATTGCATCGCGGGGATGATCATGCGCGCCCAGGCGCTCCTCGACCGTACGCCGCGTCCCACCGAAGCGCAACTGCGCGAGCACATGGAACCGAACCTTTGCCGTTGCGGCACCCATATGCGCATTCTGGCGGCGATCCGGCAGGTGGCCGGACTTCCCGAAGGCGGGGAAGCAAATGCCTCGACCGGCGCAGCATCGGGTAAAGGAGTCACGCAATGA
- a CDS encoding c-type cytochrome codes for MTRKPMILAAIAAVVVACAVAVGIMWEPRLAEVQPPAASSFDRQLKLEGARVVALGDCAVCHTARGGKPFAGGLPLATPFGTIYATNITPDPETGIGAWSQEAFTRALRRGIARDGHQLYPAFPYIHFTRMSDHDIAAAYAYLMSRDPVKVTTPDNKLIFPLNFRPLVAFWNVLFLRSGEHAADASQSAEWNRGHLLVDGLGHCAACHSPLNVIGGEKSGQAFDGGQVDGWEAPPLNQLSNAVKPWTQEQLVTYLRTGRASEHGAAAGPMLPVTRDLATVPQQDVEAIATYLLSIQKPAVAAVERTAAATQDAQSASAQRGAILFNGSCASCHGSGSPMQTIGTRPGLAFSTAVNAATPRNAIQMMMGGVPWHGEEALNYMPPFGEVFSDDQLADLATYLRSSYSTRVQWDAVKDTVSKVRKENETR; via the coding sequence ATGACTCGCAAGCCGATGATTCTCGCGGCAATTGCCGCTGTTGTAGTGGCATGCGCCGTCGCAGTCGGCATCATGTGGGAGCCCCGCCTCGCTGAGGTGCAACCCCCTGCTGCTTCCTCGTTCGACCGCCAACTCAAACTGGAGGGCGCTCGCGTGGTGGCGCTCGGCGACTGCGCGGTGTGCCACACCGCCAGGGGCGGAAAGCCGTTTGCCGGCGGCTTGCCGCTTGCCACGCCATTCGGGACTATCTACGCGACCAATATCACCCCGGACCCTGAGACGGGCATCGGCGCGTGGTCGCAGGAAGCCTTTACGCGAGCGCTACGTCGTGGCATCGCGCGCGACGGTCATCAACTCTACCCTGCCTTTCCGTACATCCACTTCACCAGGATGTCGGACCACGACATCGCGGCGGCCTATGCGTACCTGATGAGCCGCGATCCGGTCAAAGTGACGACGCCCGACAACAAGCTGATCTTCCCACTCAATTTCAGGCCGTTGGTGGCGTTCTGGAATGTGCTGTTCCTGCGGTCCGGCGAACACGCAGCGGACGCATCGCAGAGCGCCGAGTGGAACCGGGGTCATTTGCTGGTCGACGGACTGGGACACTGCGCCGCCTGCCATTCTCCGTTGAACGTAATCGGCGGTGAGAAATCCGGCCAGGCGTTTGATGGCGGTCAGGTCGATGGCTGGGAAGCCCCGCCGCTTAATCAGTTGAGCAATGCTGTGAAGCCGTGGACCCAGGAACAGCTGGTGACCTACCTGCGCACCGGCCGCGCCAGCGAGCACGGCGCCGCTGCCGGCCCGATGCTGCCGGTGACTCGCGACCTGGCCACGGTGCCGCAACAGGACGTCGAGGCGATCGCCACCTATCTTCTATCGATTCAGAAGCCGGCCGTGGCCGCCGTCGAGAGAACCGCTGCGGCCACGCAGGATGCCCAGTCAGCGAGCGCCCAGCGCGGCGCGATCCTGTTCAACGGCTCCTGCGCGTCCTGTCACGGCAGCGGCTCGCCGATGCAAACCATCGGCACGCGGCCCGGTCTTGCGTTCAGTACCGCCGTCAACGCGGCTACCCCGCGCAATGCGATCCAGATGATGATGGGCGGTGTGCCTTGGCACGGTGAGGAGGCACTGAACTACATGCCCCCGTTCGGCGAAGTGTTCAGCGACGACCAGCTTGCCGATCTGGCGACCTATCTACGCTCGAGTTACTCGACGCGCGTCCAATGGGACGCGGTCAAGGACACCGTATCGAAGGTCAGAAAGGAGAATGAGACGCGATGA
- a CDS encoding efflux transporter outer membrane subunit codes for MADALQSAPDLAVAQARISEARALRGIAGADQYPTADVGAKYDRTHGSANVPVGVPPGGLGPGANGNLWQAGFDASWEIDVFGGKRRGVEAADASYQATVADLGDVELTLLAEVARNYIELRGVQRQLAVARNTLSIQNDSLSLTRSQFDAGLASRLDVLRAQAQVSDTEAAVPTSEADERASIYHIGALIGHPPEQLLAQLDTPQAIPLAVVDVPVGLPSDLLRRRPDIRAAERRIAAANARIGVAQADLYPHFSLTSVAGLESLNASTFLTAPSRYFSIGPNISWLIFDAGKVRFEMRAEEARTDQAAAVYQRTVLGALRDVETALVSYAQSQVRHERLTAEVTADREAVCIATRLYRQGLNDFLSVLDAERSLYAADDKLAQSDRDTALALVALYKALGGGWQEATDASHVATQQP; via the coding sequence ATGGCCGACGCGCTGCAATCCGCGCCCGACCTGGCCGTTGCCCAGGCGCGCATAAGCGAAGCGCGAGCCTTGCGCGGCATCGCCGGAGCAGACCAATACCCAACCGCCGACGTCGGCGCCAAATACGATCGCACGCATGGTAGCGCCAATGTGCCGGTTGGCGTGCCGCCCGGCGGCCTCGGTCCGGGCGCTAACGGCAATCTATGGCAGGCCGGTTTCGATGCTTCGTGGGAGATCGACGTATTCGGCGGCAAACGTCGCGGCGTCGAGGCAGCCGATGCGTCGTATCAGGCCACCGTAGCCGACCTTGGCGACGTCGAGTTGACATTGCTCGCGGAGGTCGCGCGCAACTACATCGAGTTACGCGGCGTGCAGCGGCAACTGGCCGTCGCGCGCAACACTTTGTCCATTCAGAATGACTCGCTGTCGCTGACCCGGTCGCAGTTCGACGCGGGCCTCGCGTCGCGCCTCGATGTACTGCGTGCGCAGGCTCAAGTCTCCGATACGGAAGCCGCCGTCCCGACATCCGAGGCAGACGAACGCGCGTCCATTTATCACATTGGCGCGCTGATCGGGCATCCGCCGGAACAACTGCTTGCCCAACTGGATACGCCACAAGCGATTCCTTTGGCAGTCGTAGACGTGCCTGTCGGCCTCCCGTCCGACCTTCTGCGCCGCCGGCCGGATATCCGGGCGGCCGAACGCCGGATTGCCGCCGCGAACGCCCGTATCGGCGTCGCTCAGGCCGATCTCTATCCGCACTTCTCGCTGACTAGCGTTGCGGGGCTGGAGAGTCTGAACGCATCGACGTTTCTCACCGCGCCGAGCCGCTATTTCTCGATCGGTCCGAACATCAGCTGGCTCATATTCGATGCGGGTAAGGTCCGCTTCGAGATGCGCGCCGAAGAGGCGCGGACCGATCAAGCCGCGGCCGTATACCAGCGGACAGTTCTCGGAGCGTTGCGCGATGTCGAGACTGCGCTCGTATCTTATGCGCAGTCACAAGTGCGGCATGAGCGGCTGACTGCCGAGGTCACCGCCGACCGCGAGGCTGTGTGTATCGCGACGCGGCTCTACCGGCAGGGGCTCAATGACTTCCTCTCCGTGCTGGACGCCGAACGCTCGTTGTACGCCGCCGACGACAAGCTGGCGCAAAGCGATCGCGATACGGCGCTTGCGCTCGTCGCGCTTTACAAAGCGCTGGGTGGCGGCTGGCAGGAGGCAACCGACGCCTCCCACGTCGCCACGCAGCAACCCTGA
- a CDS encoding cytochrome ubiquinol oxidase subunit I has protein sequence MSFDPTILARIQFAFTVSFHIIFPTISIGLAAFLAIMEGLWLKTRDPLYLQIYRFWLGIFAMGFGVGVVTGIVLSFEFGLAFAKFGQMAGPAIGPMIGLEVLTSFFLEAGFLGIMLFGLNRVGPKLHFFATCMVALGTLLSASWILSANSWMQTPDGIAIEHGRVVVTDWLKVIVNPSWPYRLPHMLIAAYITGSFLVAGVGAWYLLRGEHQAFGRRTVSIGLTFATVLIGCQVFVGDMLYGKMLEHQPAKMQAAEGFWEKQSQSPEPYYWFIVPDQQNQRNRFALGTPYLGSIWLTHTLNGRVEGLKNTPRDRQPVMGWVFYGFRTMYGLAIIMFGLCIASLWLRWQGRLFTTRWFLRTLVVMTPSGVIATLGGWYLAETGRQPWVIYNILRTADAVSPVPPSVLLSTLIAFVCIYALFMTAFLIFTFRMIRRGPQTAPSEPVSTGSLKHALKPAVMDDPAGRNPAPVE, from the coding sequence GTGAGCTTCGATCCCACCATCCTTGCTCGCATCCAGTTCGCGTTCACTGTCAGCTTCCACATCATCTTTCCGACGATTTCCATTGGACTTGCTGCGTTTCTGGCCATTATGGAAGGCCTGTGGCTGAAGACCCGCGACCCGCTCTATCTGCAGATCTACCGTTTCTGGCTCGGCATCTTTGCCATGGGCTTCGGTGTGGGTGTCGTCACCGGTATCGTCCTCTCGTTCGAATTCGGTCTCGCCTTTGCAAAGTTCGGACAGATGGCCGGCCCGGCCATCGGTCCAATGATCGGACTGGAGGTTCTCACCTCCTTTTTCCTGGAAGCCGGGTTCCTTGGCATCATGCTGTTCGGGCTCAACCGGGTTGGACCGAAGCTCCACTTCTTCGCCACCTGCATGGTCGCGCTCGGCACCTTGCTGTCGGCATCGTGGATTCTGTCGGCCAACAGCTGGATGCAAACGCCCGACGGCATTGCGATCGAACATGGCCGGGTAGTGGTCACCGACTGGCTGAAAGTGATCGTCAACCCATCCTGGCCCTACCGCCTGCCGCACATGCTGATCGCAGCCTACATCACAGGCTCGTTCCTTGTCGCCGGCGTGGGCGCCTGGTATCTCCTGCGCGGCGAGCATCAGGCATTCGGGCGCCGGACAGTCTCGATCGGCCTCACCTTCGCCACCGTGCTGATCGGCTGCCAGGTGTTCGTCGGCGATATGCTCTACGGGAAGATGCTGGAGCATCAGCCTGCCAAGATGCAGGCTGCTGAGGGCTTCTGGGAGAAACAGTCGCAATCGCCCGAGCCCTATTACTGGTTCATCGTCCCCGATCAGCAGAACCAGCGCAATCGCTTCGCGCTGGGCACGCCTTACCTCGGGAGCATCTGGCTGACCCACACTCTGAACGGTCGAGTCGAAGGATTGAAAAACACGCCGCGCGACCGGCAGCCGGTCATGGGCTGGGTGTTCTATGGCTTCCGGACGATGTATGGCCTCGCCATCATCATGTTCGGCTTGTGTATCGCGTCGCTGTGGCTGCGCTGGCAGGGCCGGCTCTTCACCACACGCTGGTTCCTGCGCACGCTCGTGGTGATGACGCCATCCGGCGTGATCGCGACACTCGGCGGCTGGTACCTTGCCGAGACGGGCCGTCAGCCCTGGGTGATCTACAACATCCTGCGCACGGCCGACGCCGTCTCGCCTGTCCCGCCAAGCGTGCTACTCTCGACGCTGATCGCGTTCGTCTGCATCTACGCGCTTTTCATGACGGCTTTCCTGATCTTCACCTTCCGCATGATTCGTCGCGGCCCGCAGACGGCACCGTCTGAACCGGTGTCCACCGGCTCGCTCAAGCATGCGTTGAAGCCCGCTGTGATGGATGATCCCGCCGGCCGCAACCCGGCACCCGTGGAGTAG
- a CDS encoding HlyD family secretion protein, with amino-acid sequence MSEAPPVQKPAPTPPSAIAPPAPPLPDNRRWLILGLLALIVLLAIAAYFLVPGLYEKQTDDAYIDAHLVSVIPKVPAYVQTLHVNDNSKVTAGDLLVELDPRDYVVQVDLARANVAATVGKLEEARNQVAVADANIGQQRAELDVARANAKLAVANLARLQSVSDVRAVSSERVDEGKAAADGTRASVTAAQVKVDASQAQATLARAQVKTAQASVAQAQAMLAQATLNLSYTKIYATESGSVANKSVEQGNFVQPGQTLLSVVPDKLYVIANYKETQLTHVRPGQSVTILVDAFPDLRLRGHVDSIQRGTGSHFALLPPENATGNFVKVVQRVPVKIELDNPGEALKLISPGMSVETEIFVRERPAWLGFGN; translated from the coding sequence ATGAGCGAAGCGCCACCGGTTCAAAAGCCGGCCCCCACGCCGCCCTCCGCGATTGCGCCTCCGGCGCCCCCGCTGCCTGACAATCGACGCTGGCTGATCCTCGGCCTGCTTGCGCTGATCGTCCTGCTGGCGATCGCCGCGTATTTTCTGGTGCCAGGCCTGTACGAGAAGCAGACAGACGACGCCTATATCGACGCGCATCTGGTCTCGGTCATCCCCAAGGTCCCGGCTTATGTGCAAACCCTTCATGTCAACGACAACAGCAAGGTCACAGCCGGCGATCTCCTCGTCGAACTCGACCCGCGCGACTATGTCGTTCAGGTGGATCTGGCGCGCGCCAATGTCGCAGCGACCGTTGGCAAGCTGGAGGAGGCGCGCAATCAGGTCGCGGTGGCCGACGCCAATATCGGCCAGCAAAGGGCGGAACTTGACGTTGCCCGCGCGAATGCGAAACTGGCCGTCGCCAATCTGGCGCGGCTGCAATCCGTCTCCGATGTGCGCGCCGTGTCATCGGAGCGCGTCGATGAGGGGAAGGCGGCCGCTGACGGGACACGGGCTTCCGTGACTGCGGCCCAGGTCAAGGTCGATGCATCACAGGCGCAAGCGACGCTTGCACGCGCCCAGGTGAAAACGGCCCAGGCTTCGGTCGCTCAGGCTCAAGCCATGCTCGCGCAAGCGACGCTCAACCTCTCGTACACGAAGATCTATGCAACCGAGTCCGGCAGCGTCGCAAACAAGAGCGTCGAACAGGGTAACTTTGTGCAGCCCGGACAAACGCTATTGTCGGTGGTCCCGGACAAGCTCTATGTGATTGCGAACTACAAGGAAACGCAATTGACCCACGTTAGACCCGGCCAGTCAGTCACGATCCTCGTCGACGCGTTTCCGGATTTGCGGCTGCGCGGCCATGTCGACAGCATCCAGCGCGGGACCGGCTCGCACTTCGCGCTTCTACCACCGGAAAATGCAACGGGTAATTTCGTGAAGGTGGTGCAGCGCGTGCCGGTGAAAATCGAACTCGACAACCCTGGGGAAGCCCTTAAATTGATCTCGCCAGGCATGTCTGTCGAAACGGAAATCTTCGTCAGGGAGCGCCCGGCATGGCTCGGCTTCGGGAACTAG
- a CDS encoding MFS transporter: MNPTIIPGGSSTLDSTASRAPLQSPNSRPFPAIAAVLLGAMISTLTSRITSLGLADIRGALGVGFDEGAWINTAFTASQMFIGPIAVWAAFVLGTRRVLLTGAVIFMVAETLLPLSTNFACFIFIQALAGLASGVFVPITVGFIVRSLPPTLIPFGIAAYAMNLEMSLNISATLEGWYSEHLSWHWLFWQNAALTIPFILCLIMSVPNEAIRQTPARSDYAGMLLGASGFACLFVALDQGERLFWLQSLFITGMLYLGTVLLAAFVLRELVTEAPGIALSYLLKPNVALLVMLVGLIRFTVLNTSFIPSIFLASVHGLRPLEVGDTLRWVAVPQILFAPCVAFMLLHLDARRVIAIGFATVALAFGLGTQLTPDWAEGNFIPSQLLQALGQTMALTSIIYFFAKHVTAEHALTFGAVVQTTRLFSGQLGTTSIAVTQRVMEQIHSNLLGLHVNLFSSETLERLAAQSSLFGTTLNGNTAEVPAGAIALLDRAVRVQATTLSLADNYRLAAACALGGIALTLLLRRAPTP; this comes from the coding sequence ATGAATCCCACGATCATTCCGGGCGGTTCGAGCACCCTGGATTCGACCGCCTCGCGCGCACCTTTGCAATCTCCGAATTCGCGCCCTTTTCCTGCGATCGCCGCCGTTCTGCTCGGGGCCATGATTTCAACACTGACATCCCGCATTACGTCGCTTGGCCTCGCCGATATCCGCGGCGCGCTCGGCGTCGGATTCGATGAAGGTGCGTGGATCAACACAGCCTTTACCGCATCGCAGATGTTCATCGGACCTATTGCAGTTTGGGCTGCCTTCGTCCTCGGGACGAGGCGTGTATTACTAACCGGCGCGGTCATCTTTATGGTCGCTGAAACGCTTCTGCCCCTCAGCACCAATTTTGCGTGCTTCATCTTTATCCAGGCGCTTGCGGGGCTCGCTTCCGGCGTGTTCGTGCCGATTACTGTCGGCTTCATTGTCCGCAGTCTTCCGCCCACGCTGATTCCTTTTGGCATTGCTGCATACGCCATGAACCTGGAAATGTCGCTTAACATCTCCGCCACGCTCGAAGGATGGTATAGCGAGCATCTCAGCTGGCACTGGTTGTTCTGGCAAAACGCCGCGCTCACCATCCCTTTCATCCTATGCCTGATCATGTCGGTGCCCAACGAAGCAATCCGGCAAACTCCCGCGCGCAGCGACTATGCCGGCATGCTGCTTGGTGCAAGCGGCTTCGCTTGCCTCTTCGTCGCGCTGGATCAGGGTGAACGCCTGTTCTGGCTTCAATCACTGTTCATCACCGGCATGCTTTACCTGGGTACGGTATTGCTGGCGGCTTTTGTATTACGTGAACTGGTGACGGAAGCGCCCGGCATTGCCCTTTCGTACCTGCTAAAACCTAACGTCGCGCTCCTGGTGATGTTGGTCGGATTGATCCGCTTCACAGTCCTGAACACAAGCTTCATCCCATCCATTTTTCTCGCCAGCGTGCACGGACTGCGACCGCTCGAGGTCGGCGACACGCTGCGCTGGGTCGCCGTACCGCAAATACTGTTCGCTCCGTGCGTTGCGTTCATGCTGCTCCACCTCGACGCACGCCGCGTCATCGCCATTGGCTTTGCTACAGTCGCCCTCGCCTTTGGCCTCGGAACGCAACTCACGCCCGACTGGGCAGAAGGTAACTTCATCCCGTCGCAGCTGCTGCAAGCGCTTGGCCAGACAATGGCACTCACTTCGATCATTTACTTCTTCGCCAAACACGTCACCGCCGAACACGCGCTGACTTTCGGTGCGGTTGTGCAAACCACCCGCCTCTTCAGCGGCCAATTGGGCACCACGTCCATCGCGGTGACTCAGCGTGTGATGGAGCAGATCCACTCAAACCTGCTCGGCCTGCATGTCAATTTATTCAGCAGCGAGACCCTGGAGCGATTGGCCGCACAGAGTTCGCTATTCGGTACGACGTTAAACGGAAATACTGCTGAGGTGCCCGCCGGTGCGATCGCCTTACTGGATCGAGCCGTTCGCGTTCAGGCAACAACCCTTTCACTCGCGGACAATTACCGGCTCGCGGCGGCTTGCGCATTAGGGGGCATCGCGTTGACGTTACTGTTGCGACGAGCTCCCACGCCTTGA
- a CDS encoding MFS transporter: protein MSDTALPTSMPASPSPPPMAALTMSPAHTRLLLMGLGLATGMEFYTFDSMNLVLADLTGTLGVSADEASWLLTVYSCALFLGVPVSVWMAGHYGYKRFLISTIVVFAIASMGCAISPNLDSMLIWRAIQGLAGAGLVVWWRASIYVLMPKPQRSPSLMKASTLLYLSSAAGLLVSGYITDHFNWRLIFLPNLLYAAGAIWLLARYFPTLPPPASDRVIQTDWLGIVLLATALISLQIILNRGEIDDWFGSFHIRLLAWTGGAALLLFIVWQASPANRTPLLWLGLLRDRYVLSSALIAVFTGMILSGSLFVLPEFLRNLSTHTHSATQTGQIICVYALTAAAIRPLMVGLIARIGQRKTIVIALVMLIASMVLFNRLLTTDTPGYYYVVPLILYACCLSPLLPAVGSGTVARIEQNKLLDGVSLYMTFRQFGASLGVALLTILIGHRETLHSSRLFEHLRHDNPGTQDWLASVSATLVARGGYSPFESQRAAVRILAEAGAHQAATLAYADAFAFMAAVGVIALCLVPIIPPTPVVKK, encoded by the coding sequence ATGAGTGACACTGCCCTGCCGACCTCGATGCCGGCTTCGCCTTCGCCTCCGCCCATGGCGGCACTCACCATGTCGCCGGCGCATACGCGCCTTCTGCTCATGGGCCTTGGTCTCGCGACCGGGATGGAGTTCTATACGTTCGACAGCATGAACCTGGTGCTGGCCGATCTGACCGGCACGCTAGGCGTATCGGCAGACGAAGCAAGCTGGCTGCTGACGGTCTACAGCTGCGCGCTGTTTCTCGGCGTACCTGTCTCGGTCTGGATGGCCGGGCACTACGGCTACAAACGCTTCCTAATCTCGACCATCGTCGTGTTCGCGATCGCATCGATGGGTTGTGCGATATCCCCGAATCTCGACTCGATGCTGATCTGGCGCGCCATCCAGGGGCTGGCCGGGGCCGGCCTGGTCGTATGGTGGCGCGCGAGCATCTACGTACTGATGCCCAAACCCCAGCGCAGTCCGTCATTGATGAAGGCATCCACGTTGCTCTATCTGTCCAGCGCTGCGGGGCTTCTGGTCAGCGGCTATATCACGGACCATTTCAACTGGCGGCTGATCTTTCTGCCGAATCTGTTGTACGCGGCCGGCGCGATATGGCTGCTGGCCCGCTACTTTCCGACACTTCCGCCCCCCGCCTCCGACCGCGTGATCCAAACCGATTGGCTCGGTATTGTCCTCCTCGCAACGGCGCTGATTTCGCTTCAGATCATCCTCAACCGCGGTGAAATCGACGACTGGTTCGGATCCTTCCATATTCGCCTGCTAGCCTGGACGGGCGGTGCGGCTCTGCTTCTCTTCATTGTCTGGCAGGCGAGTCCGGCGAATCGAACGCCGCTCCTCTGGCTCGGTCTGCTGCGTGACCGCTACGTATTGTCGTCCGCGCTGATTGCTGTCTTCACCGGCATGATCCTGTCGGGCAGCCTGTTCGTTCTGCCCGAGTTTCTGCGCAATCTTTCAACCCATACCCATAGCGCGACCCAGACCGGACAGATCATTTGCGTCTATGCGTTGACCGCGGCGGCCATCCGGCCGCTCATGGTCGGTCTTATCGCGCGAATCGGCCAACGCAAAACGATCGTGATTGCGCTCGTCATGCTGATCGCGTCGATGGTCCTGTTCAATCGGCTGCTGACGACGGACACACCCGGCTATTACTACGTTGTTCCGCTGATTCTTTACGCCTGCTGCCTGTCGCCATTGTTGCCCGCAGTGGGCAGCGGCACGGTAGCGAGAATCGAGCAGAACAAGCTGCTCGACGGCGTCTCCCTTTACATGACCTTCAGGCAGTTCGGCGCGTCGCTCGGGGTCGCGCTGCTGACCATTCTCATCGGGCATCGCGAGACACTTCATTCATCGCGCCTGTTCGAACATCTGCGCCATGACAATCCAGGTACGCAAGACTGGCTCGCGTCGGTAAGCGCAACGTTGGTCGCGCGCGGCGGTTATTCTCCATTCGAGAGCCAGCGCGCAGCGGTAAGAATTCTCGCCGAAGCAGGCGCGCACCAGGCGGCCACGCTCGCCTATGCGGACGCTTTCGCCTTCATGGCGGCGGTCGGTGTCATCGCACTGTGCCTCGTCCCCATCATTCCGCCGACCCCGGTAGTCAAAAAATAA
- a CDS encoding helix-turn-helix domain-containing protein, whose product MGTHVSLDHFPAESRFHHFRDIVNRLYVPVTVTSEAPEAFRYSRSEKLLGDLSFVSGMMTKVMFTRTARDVVRAECDGNMKLVVPLAGSVVFRQNKREALVKPGQFYLDDPTRPYEKRVIDSLTYLTVNFPRDAVALRLGDLDSILAIGFGTELPHSRLARDFLLSIASVWDSIEDTSAAHLSSVASDLIMAALWERCDPTNTPQSIYRSAQFQQARAFIDAHLDDARLSPGMIATTLGVSTRYLRYLFSEQRFSYRRYVLAQRLARCAKDLGDPRLAHRTITAVAYSWAFFDSAHFSRTFKMAFGMSPRAYRALKLPGNVEHNGA is encoded by the coding sequence GTGGGCACACACGTCAGTCTTGATCATTTCCCCGCTGAGAGCCGGTTTCATCATTTTCGCGACATCGTGAACAGGTTATACGTTCCGGTCACTGTTACCAGCGAAGCACCCGAAGCGTTCCGCTACTCGCGTAGTGAAAAATTGCTTGGTGATCTGTCGTTCGTGTCGGGGATGATGACCAAAGTAATGTTCACGCGAACCGCGCGGGATGTTGTCCGCGCGGAATGCGACGGCAATATGAAACTGGTCGTACCCCTGGCGGGTTCAGTTGTGTTTCGTCAGAACAAACGCGAAGCGCTGGTTAAGCCCGGCCAATTTTATCTCGACGATCCGACTCGCCCCTACGAGAAACGGGTCATCGATAGCCTGACCTATCTTACGGTTAACTTTCCGCGCGATGCCGTCGCGTTGAGGCTTGGCGACCTGGATTCAATACTCGCAATCGGATTTGGGACGGAGTTGCCCCATAGCAGGTTGGCGAGAGATTTCCTGCTGAGCATAGCGTCGGTATGGGACAGCATCGAAGATACATCAGCTGCGCATCTCAGTTCGGTTGCGTCAGACCTGATCATGGCGGCCCTGTGGGAGCGATGCGATCCAACGAATACTCCGCAGAGCATCTACAGGTCAGCGCAATTTCAACAGGCCAGGGCGTTCATCGACGCTCACCTCGATGACGCACGTCTTTCGCCCGGCATGATTGCCACCACACTTGGTGTTTCAACTCGCTATTTACGCTACCTTTTTAGCGAGCAACGGTTTTCCTACCGCCGCTATGTCCTTGCGCAGAGACTGGCTCGTTGCGCGAAAGATCTTGGCGATCCACGCCTCGCCCATCGTACGATTACAGCGGTCGCCTACTCATGGGCATTTTTCGACAGCGCGCATTTCAGTCGAACGTTCAAGATGGCGTTTGGGATGTCGCCTCGTGCCTATCGTGCATTGAAACTGCCTGGGAATGTCGAGCACAACGGCGCATAG